In Salmo trutta chromosome 37, fSalTru1.1, whole genome shotgun sequence, the following proteins share a genomic window:
- the LOC115177292 gene encoding uncharacterized protein LOC115177292 isoform X4, translated as MALYEHFSGIADILSAFSISRKTSRLSLAEMGPISGERPPDSIEVTTSELRKDIIGPASSKRKSTQFQREHRGSFPGQDTPRPVKKALRQLPPLPELEKSSVRRHSSYTGSVVYDVVATEVCIPWPTTDNQASQQQTADCSNHLEEEDEKGEIPFPVYAKVNKTKVCSNSSRRSPLYAKVNKTSSRTVKSELLFCSD; from the exons ATGGCCCTTTATGAGCATTTTTCAGGTATTGCTGACATCCTGTCTGCATTTTCCATTAGTAGAAAGACGTCCAGGTTGTCATTGGCTGAAATGGGACCGATCTCTGGTGAAAGG CCTCCAGATTCAATTGAGGTCACGACCTCAGAACTAAGGAAGGACATCATTGGACCAGCATCCTCAAAAAGAAAGTCAACCCAGTTCCAAAGAGAACACAGAG GGTCTTTCCCAGGGCAGGATACCCCAAGGCCAGTGAAGAAGGCTTTGAGGCAGTTGCCTCCCTTACCTGAGCTGGAGAAGAGCAGTGTCCGACGTCACAGCAGCTACACTGGGTCCGTAGTGTACGACGTTGTGGCCACAGAGGTTTGTATTCCATGGCCCACTACAGACAACCAGGCTTCTCAACAACAGACTGCAGACTGCAGCAACCACCTGGAGGAGGAAGATGAAAAGGGGGAAATTCCGTTCCCTGTCTATGCCAAAGTCAACAAAACCAAAGTTTGCTCGAACTCATCAAGACGTTCACCACTGTATGCCAAAGTGAACAAGACTAGCTCCCGGACTGTGAAATCTGAACTACTCTTCTGCAGTGACTGA
- the LOC115177292 gene encoding uncharacterized protein LOC115177292 isoform X3, with protein MVLETVWRLLSPVQWSLCLLSLLLLPIVSMLLCAIRSKSRKTSRLSLAEMGPISGERPPDSIEVTTSELRKDIIGPASSKRKSTQFQREHRGSFPGQDTPRPVKKALRQLPPLPELEKSSVRRHSSYTGSVVYDVVATEVCIPWPTTDNQASQQQTADCSNHLEEEDEKGEIPFPVYAKVNKTKVCSNSSRRSPLYAKVNKTSSRTVKSELLFCSD; from the exons TGGAGACTATTGTCACCAGTGCAGTGGAGTCTGTGTCTTTTATCCCTTCTCCTGCTTCCCATAGTATCAATGCTATTATGTGCGATCCGTTCAAAAAG TAGAAAGACGTCCAGGTTGTCATTGGCTGAAATGGGACCGATCTCTGGTGAAAGG CCTCCAGATTCAATTGAGGTCACGACCTCAGAACTAAGGAAGGACATCATTGGACCAGCATCCTCAAAAAGAAAGTCAACCCAGTTCCAAAGAGAACACAGAG GGTCTTTCCCAGGGCAGGATACCCCAAGGCCAGTGAAGAAGGCTTTGAGGCAGTTGCCTCCCTTACCTGAGCTGGAGAAGAGCAGTGTCCGACGTCACAGCAGCTACACTGGGTCCGTAGTGTACGACGTTGTGGCCACAGAGGTTTGTATTCCATGGCCCACTACAGACAACCAGGCTTCTCAACAACAGACTGCAGACTGCAGCAACCACCTGGAGGAGGAAGATGAAAAGGGGGAAATTCCGTTCCCTGTCTATGCCAAAGTCAACAAAACCAAAGTTTGCTCGAACTCATCAAGACGTTCACCACTGTATGCCAAAGTGAACAAGACTAGCTCCCGGACTGTGAAATCTGAACTACTCTTCTGCAGTGACTGA